In the genome of Phoenix dactylifera cultivar Barhee BC4 unplaced genomic scaffold, palm_55x_up_171113_PBpolish2nd_filt_p 001612F, whole genome shotgun sequence, the window ATCCCTGGAAACTAGGGAAGGTCTCTTGACATTGTTTGAACTAACAATTGCTGCAGGCTGTTCCGAAGGCGTTTTGTTTGTCGAATGGCCTCACGACCAAGTGTGAGATCACCCTCAAGGATCGGAAACAGAGACTGTGGCCTGCGCTGTTTCGCCTTGGTTCTCGAGAAGGCTACATTGGGAGGGGGTGGAGGTGTTTCTCCGAGGGAAACGACTTGAAAGAAGGAGATAAATGCATCTTCGAGCTTGTATCCAAAAAAGTAATGCGAGTCCGAATTGTGAGACGTTGAATCTCAGCGAGTATTTAGTCGTAGTATAAGATCAAACGCAAAACGCTTTGGGAACGCGCAAAATACTTTGGGAATTGAACGTCCTTCATCTTATCCATTGTTATAACTCTTTACGTATGTAATGAGGAATACTTTTCTATTTGTGGTTGCATATATTTAGACTCTTGCATGGAAGGTCTTCCTCGTGGTATAGATCGCCATCTTCATAGTTCCCACCAGTCCAACTAGCCACCTTTTGGAGTTGATGTAAGCCTAGtgcatttatcttttttttttttgcagtaaACTAGTGAATTTATCTTTTAATCTAAGAAATGCGAGTCACTTTTGCAAAGCAGTGGGAGGCACTCTTTTGCCTCACTTTTGCCTTCAATTTTTATAATAACAATTGCTCCAAGCAATTCTCTAAATGATGTGATGGATGTTTGGGGATGACGTTCGGAAGAATACATTGTAATTTAGCAATCATTCCACGAAGCTGAATTCATAATTTTGATGGCAAATATTGTCAATTGGGAGAACTTAACGCTAGCTTGAAGTGCAGAATTTAGCAACTTTCTCGATCCCCACAAGTGATATACCGTAATGAAGGACCCGAGGTAGCTGACCAGATGTATAAAAATTTTGATTAGGACAATTGGATTATTCAATTCAAACCCAAACTGCTCCAAATACTTACAACAATAGCTCCACAAGCTCTTCTTAATTTCATTCAAATATAAAATTACTGTCAATACCTTTAACCAACCTAAATGCTGCTTTTGTCCAGCATCATGCTGAAAAGTATGATTCTTCCAAAAACAAACCCTGCAATTTTTCCACCCTAAATTAGACTGCTAATAGATTTAAGAATATAACTATCAGTTGCATGGATTGAAGACACGACCATTTATCAATTTAGAGATGGCAATATTTAGCATGTTTAATCCATTTAACAATGGATGGGctgtttaatgaacaaatcgGGTTTGGGTTAACAGATTTTTCTAACCTATATCCAGCCCGATCCATGTTTATAAGTGTTGTATAAACCTCCTTCCCTCCCATGGTTTTGAGTGAAAGTAGCTAAAATCAACGGCCCCAGTGGGCTATCTCATTGGCCATGGCCAACCAAGAAGGAATCACAAGTCAGAACATACAATTATGGACCAACTTGCAGGCAGAGGGTAAGACATGAGCAAAGGTGTGGAAGCCAATTTAATAACCAAACCTTATAGTCAAAAGCTATTTTTACACCAAAATGGACAAAGAGTTGAGCTCTGTATAAATTCATGCATTCTTATTGCCTGGCCAGAAtctgatgaacagaacaattatcATCCACTCTGCCCTGTGTGGGAAGGACAAGAGTAAATTTGAACCTTGAGTTGGTAGTGTTGATTTCTCCTGCAAGGGAGAGGTCACTGTTGCTCGCTGTAGCCAAATATACCATACACATCAACAATGCCGGGAGGAAACACTGGATCTGTTGCAGCTCTCACAGCAACCTTTGCGACAGAGGTGACATTCACTGGAGGAGTGAAAAGAGGACCCACCAGCGGAATTCCACTGAGTGGCTTCACATGCTGCAGAACCTGAAGACAATTGAACTCTTGTGATTCCAAGTGTTCAcagtttgagagagagagagagagagagagattttacCATCTCTAGTGGTGAACCAATAACACCTAGAGGTATCTTCATACTCCCAACTTGGCGAGTCCCATGTATAAAACCTGGCCTCAGCATAACTCCTGTAAAAGACAAACTATGACATGTTTGTTCTTCCTTAAGCAATCATAAGGTTCTTCAGATGCTTGCAGTGCACTGTGAGGCTCCTGAAAGCCCTCACT includes:
- the LOC120108880 gene encoding uncharacterized protein At1g32220, chloroplastic-like, which gives rise to MTQKDAEAELLLRFPYGGVMLRPGFIHGTRQVGSMKIPLGVIGSPLEMVLQHVKPLSGIPLVGPLFTPPVNVTSVAKVAVRAATDPVFPPGIVDVYGIFGYSEQQ